In Quadrisphaera sp. DSM 44207, one DNA window encodes the following:
- a CDS encoding LacI family DNA-binding transcriptional regulator, whose protein sequence is MAAPGPGEGRRPTLADVAARAGVSTALVSIVVREAPGASAATRERVLRAAREIGYRPDARARLLRAHRSRLLGVVFEVQGTFHGDLLGGLYEAAEAAGYELALSAVTPSRDEARAVGSLLSDRCEALVLLGPRSPAAQLAELAARLPVVVVARAVRARGVDVVRTADDEGLHLAVDHLVGLGHRRIAHVDGGRAPGAAERRRGYREAMARHGLSAEVRTVAGGPAEDDGAAAARSLLEGAPPTAVTVFNDRCATGVLDVLRRAGRSVPGDVSVTGYDDSRLARLAHVDLTTVAQDAARMASLALSRALARLERADEPAGEEVVPPRLVVRGTTAPPR, encoded by the coding sequence GTGGCGGCCCCTGGACCCGGCGAGGGGCGACGTCCCACCCTGGCCGACGTCGCGGCGCGCGCCGGGGTGTCCACCGCCCTGGTCTCGATCGTCGTGCGCGAGGCCCCCGGTGCGAGCGCCGCCACGCGCGAGCGCGTCCTGCGGGCCGCGCGGGAGATCGGCTACCGCCCCGACGCCCGGGCCCGCCTGCTGCGCGCCCACCGCAGCCGCCTGCTCGGCGTGGTGTTCGAGGTGCAGGGCACCTTCCACGGCGACCTGCTCGGCGGCCTGTACGAGGCCGCCGAGGCCGCCGGGTACGAGCTCGCCCTCAGCGCCGTCACGCCCTCGCGCGACGAGGCCCGCGCGGTCGGGAGCCTGCTGTCCGACCGGTGCGAGGCGCTGGTGCTGCTGGGGCCGCGGTCGCCGGCGGCGCAGCTGGCCGAGCTGGCGGCGCGCCTGCCCGTGGTCGTGGTCGCCCGGGCCGTGCGCGCGCGCGGCGTGGACGTCGTCCGCACCGCGGACGACGAGGGGCTGCACCTGGCCGTCGACCACCTGGTCGGCCTCGGCCACCGCCGCATCGCGCACGTCGACGGCGGGCGCGCCCCCGGCGCCGCCGAGCGCCGCCGCGGCTACCGCGAGGCGATGGCGCGGCACGGGCTGTCCGCCGAGGTCCGCACCGTCGCCGGCGGGCCCGCCGAGGACGACGGCGCTGCCGCGGCCCGGTCCCTGCTCGAGGGCGCGCCGCCCACGGCCGTCACGGTCTTCAACGACCGCTGCGCCACGGGGGTGCTGGACGTGCTGCGCCGGGCGGGCCGCTCGGTGCCCGGAGACGTCAGCGTCACCGGCTACGACGACAGCCGGCTGGCCCGCCTCGCGCACGTGGACCTGACCACCGTCGCGCAGGACGCCGCACGGATGGCGTCCCTGGCGCTCTCCCGCGCGCTCGCCCGCCTCGAGCGCGCGGACGAGCCCGCGGGCGAGGAGGTCGTGCCGCCGCGCCTGGTGGTGCGCGGCACGACCGCCCCGCCGCGCTGA
- a CDS encoding Gfo/Idh/MocA family protein, translated as MQELRVAVLGVGLMGADHLRRLAARTSGARPVVVADAFADRAREVAGELPGVRVVEDPFDAIADPEVDAVVIATPGATHEELVLACLERELPVLCEKPLTTEADTSLAVVRAEQALGRPLVQVGFMRRFDPEYASLRELIASGDLGRPLLVHCAHRNPAVPAHFTSEMMITDSVVHEVDVARFLLGEEVTAVTVLTPAASRDAPAGLADPMVVLFETGSGRLVDVELFVTTGVAYEVRTEVVGERGTAMIGLDTGVVRSSGDGRRGQVITPGFRERFAQAYDIEVQRWADAARRGTVDGPGTWDGYAATAVCTAGVEALRTGRRTEVRLAPREA; from the coding sequence CTGCAGGAGCTGAGGGTCGCCGTCCTCGGCGTCGGCCTGATGGGCGCGGACCACCTGAGGCGCCTGGCCGCGAGGACCTCCGGGGCGCGCCCGGTGGTCGTGGCCGACGCCTTCGCCGACAGGGCGCGGGAGGTGGCCGGCGAGCTCCCGGGCGTGCGGGTGGTGGAGGACCCGTTCGACGCCATCGCGGACCCCGAGGTCGACGCGGTGGTGATCGCCACGCCGGGCGCCACGCACGAGGAGCTCGTCCTCGCCTGCCTCGAGCGCGAGCTGCCCGTGCTGTGCGAGAAGCCGCTGACCACCGAGGCCGACACCTCCCTGGCGGTCGTGCGGGCCGAGCAGGCCCTGGGGCGCCCGCTCGTGCAGGTCGGGTTCATGCGCCGGTTCGACCCGGAGTACGCCTCCCTGCGCGAGCTCATCGCCTCCGGCGACCTCGGCCGCCCCCTGCTGGTGCACTGCGCGCACCGCAACCCCGCCGTGCCGGCCCACTTCACCTCCGAGATGATGATCACGGACTCGGTGGTGCACGAGGTCGACGTGGCGCGCTTCCTCCTCGGCGAGGAGGTCACCGCGGTCACCGTCCTGACCCCCGCGGCCTCCCGGGACGCCCCGGCGGGCCTGGCCGACCCCATGGTCGTGCTGTTCGAGACCGGCAGCGGGCGGCTGGTGGACGTCGAGCTGTTCGTCACCACCGGCGTCGCCTACGAGGTGCGCACCGAGGTCGTCGGCGAGCGCGGCACCGCCATGATCGGCCTGGACACCGGCGTCGTGCGCTCCAGCGGGGACGGCCGGCGCGGCCAGGTGATCACCCCGGGCTTCCGCGAGCGCTTCGCGCAGGCCTACGACATCGAGGTCCAGCGCTGGGCGGACGCCGCCCGCCGCGGCACCGTCGACGGGCCGGGCACCTGGGACGGGTACGCCGCCACGGCGGTGTGCACGGCCGGCGTGGAGGCCCTGCGCACCGGGCGCCGCACCGAGGTGCGGCTGGCCCCGCGCGAGGCCTGA
- a CDS encoding CoA-acylating methylmalonate-semialdehyde dehydrogenase, whose protein sequence is MDHEQGGPPADVRPPEVVQHWIGGAATPGGSARRADVFDPATGEVARQVVLAEPSDVEAAVAAAAAAFPAWRDTSLTRRTQVLFRFRELLNARAPELAAIITAEHGKVLSDAAGEVARGQEVVEFACGMPHLLKGAFTENASTSVDVHALRQPLGVAAIISPFNFPAMVPMWFFPIAVAAGNAVVLKPSEKDPSASLWLAQLWKEAGLPDGVFNVLQGDKVAVDGLLTHPDVASVSFVGSTPIARYVYETGTAHGKRVQALGGAKNHMVVLPDADLDLAADAAVNAGFGSAGERCMAISAVVAVGGTGDELVSRIADRAGKIRTGDGRRGCDMGPLVTRAHRDKVASYVDAAERDGASVVVDGRQVSPDADGEGFFLGPTLLDRVPTTSSAYTDEIFGPVLLVVREDTYTAAVDLVNANPYGNGVAIFTNDGGAARRFTHEIQVGMVGVNVPVPVPMAYYSFGGWKSSLFGDTHAHGTEGVHFFTRGKVVTSRWSDPSHAGMDLGFPTND, encoded by the coding sequence ATGGACCACGAGCAGGGAGGCCCTCCCGCCGACGTCCGCCCGCCGGAGGTCGTCCAGCACTGGATCGGCGGAGCCGCCACCCCCGGCGGCTCCGCGCGGCGGGCGGACGTGTTCGACCCCGCCACCGGTGAGGTGGCCCGCCAGGTGGTCCTCGCGGAGCCCTCGGACGTCGAGGCGGCGGTGGCCGCGGCGGCGGCGGCGTTCCCGGCGTGGCGCGACACCTCCCTGACCCGGCGCACGCAGGTGCTCTTCCGCTTCCGCGAGCTGCTCAACGCCCGCGCCCCGGAGCTGGCGGCGATCATCACCGCCGAGCACGGCAAGGTGCTCTCCGACGCCGCCGGGGAGGTCGCGCGCGGCCAGGAGGTCGTGGAGTTCGCGTGCGGCATGCCGCACCTGCTCAAGGGCGCCTTCACCGAGAACGCCAGCACGAGCGTCGACGTGCACGCCCTGCGCCAGCCGCTCGGGGTGGCCGCGATCATCTCCCCGTTCAACTTCCCGGCGATGGTGCCCATGTGGTTCTTCCCCATCGCCGTCGCCGCGGGCAACGCCGTGGTGCTCAAGCCGAGCGAGAAGGACCCCTCGGCGTCCCTGTGGCTGGCGCAGCTGTGGAAGGAGGCCGGGCTGCCCGACGGCGTCTTCAACGTCCTGCAGGGCGACAAGGTCGCCGTCGACGGCCTGCTGACCCACCCCGACGTCGCGTCGGTGTCCTTCGTCGGCTCCACCCCGATCGCGCGCTACGTCTACGAGACCGGCACCGCGCACGGCAAGCGGGTGCAGGCCCTGGGCGGGGCGAAGAACCACATGGTGGTCCTGCCCGACGCCGACCTCGACCTGGCCGCCGACGCGGCGGTCAACGCCGGGTTCGGCTCGGCGGGGGAGCGCTGCATGGCCATCTCCGCGGTGGTCGCCGTCGGCGGCACCGGGGACGAGCTGGTCTCCCGGATCGCCGACCGGGCGGGGAAGATCCGCACCGGCGACGGCCGGCGCGGCTGCGACATGGGTCCGCTGGTCACGCGCGCCCACCGCGACAAGGTCGCCTCCTACGTCGACGCCGCCGAGCGCGACGGCGCGAGCGTCGTCGTCGACGGCCGGCAGGTGAGCCCGGACGCCGACGGCGAGGGCTTCTTCCTCGGGCCGACGCTGCTGGACCGCGTGCCCACCACCAGCTCCGCGTACACCGACGAGATCTTCGGGCCGGTGCTGCTCGTGGTGCGCGAGGACACCTACACCGCCGCGGTGGACCTGGTCAACGCCAACCCCTACGGCAACGGGGTGGCGATCTTCACCAACGACGGCGGCGCGGCGCGGCGCTTCACGCACGAGATCCAGGTCGGGATGGTCGGGGTGAACGTGCCGGTGCCCGTGCCGATGGCCTACTACTCCTTCGGCGGGTGGAAGAGCTCCCTGTTCGGGGACACCCACGCCCACGGCACCGAGGGCGTGCACTTCTTCACCCGCGGCAAGGTCGTCACCTCCCGCTGGTCGGATCCCTCCCACGCCGGGATGGACCTCGGGTTCCCCACCAACGACTGA
- the iolD gene encoding 3D-(3,5/4)-trihydroxycyclohexane-1,2-dione acylhydrolase (decyclizing) translates to MTPSPDDTVRLTTSQAVVRFLVAQHVERDGERSRFFAGCFGIFGHGNVAGLGQALLQAELETPEGEEPALPYVLGRNEQAMVHTAVAYARAKDRLQAWAVTASVGPGSTNMLTGAALATINRLPVLLLPADTFATRSAGPLLQELELPSSGDVTVNDAFRPLSRYFDRVWRPQQLPGALMSAMRVLTDPAETGAVTIAIPQDVQAEAHDWPLELFAERTWHVGRPLPQPDALARAVEVVRSARRPLLVAGGGVVYSRATEELRALVEATGVPVGQSQAGKGSLPFDHPASVGAIGSTGTTAANALAREADVVIGVGTRYQDFTTASRTAFQHPGVQFVNVNVAGLDAVKHAGVSVVADAREALTALTAALQGWSVDDGYRQEVARLRAEWDATVARAYDRAAAEGGDLSAQPTQSQVLGAVNELSDPRDVVVCAAGSMPGDLHKLWQVRDAKGYHVEYGYSCMGYEVAGGIGVRMACPDRDVFVMVGDGSYLMMATELVTAVQEGVKVVVVLVQNHGFASIGALSEELGSQRFGTRYRARSASSHRLDGDLLPVDLAANAESFGIHVVRTHSRKELEAAILDARASTTATVIHVETDPFVGAPSSRSWWDVPVAETSTLESTRRAREVYEQHKAEQRPHLTPSDPAGA, encoded by the coding sequence ATGACCCCCAGCCCCGACGACACCGTCCGGCTCACCACCTCCCAGGCCGTCGTCCGCTTCCTGGTCGCCCAGCACGTCGAGCGCGACGGGGAGCGCAGCCGCTTCTTCGCGGGGTGCTTCGGCATCTTCGGCCACGGCAACGTCGCCGGCCTGGGGCAGGCGCTGCTGCAGGCGGAGCTGGAGACCCCGGAGGGGGAGGAGCCGGCGCTGCCGTACGTGCTGGGCCGCAACGAGCAGGCCATGGTGCACACCGCGGTCGCCTACGCCCGCGCGAAGGACCGGCTGCAGGCGTGGGCGGTGACGGCGAGCGTCGGGCCGGGCTCGACGAACATGCTCACCGGCGCCGCGCTGGCCACCATCAACCGCCTGCCGGTGCTGCTGCTGCCCGCCGACACGTTCGCGACCCGCTCCGCGGGGCCGCTGCTGCAGGAGCTGGAGCTGCCCAGCAGCGGCGACGTCACCGTCAACGACGCCTTCCGCCCGCTGTCGCGCTACTTCGACCGGGTCTGGCGCCCCCAGCAGCTGCCCGGCGCCCTGATGAGCGCGATGCGGGTGCTCACCGACCCCGCCGAGACCGGCGCCGTGACCATCGCCATCCCCCAGGACGTGCAGGCCGAGGCGCACGACTGGCCGCTGGAGCTGTTCGCCGAGCGCACCTGGCACGTCGGGCGCCCGCTGCCGCAGCCGGACGCCCTGGCCCGCGCGGTGGAGGTCGTCCGCTCCGCGCGCCGTCCCCTGCTCGTCGCCGGCGGCGGGGTGGTCTACTCGCGCGCGACCGAGGAGCTGCGGGCCCTCGTCGAGGCCACCGGCGTCCCGGTCGGGCAGAGCCAGGCCGGCAAGGGCTCCCTGCCGTTCGACCACCCGGCCTCCGTCGGAGCGATCGGCTCCACCGGCACCACGGCCGCCAACGCCCTGGCGCGCGAGGCGGACGTCGTGATCGGCGTCGGCACCCGCTACCAGGACTTCACCACCGCCTCCAGGACGGCCTTCCAGCACCCCGGCGTCCAGTTCGTCAACGTCAACGTCGCCGGCCTGGACGCCGTCAAGCACGCCGGCGTCTCCGTCGTCGCCGACGCCCGCGAGGCCCTGACCGCGCTGACGGCAGCCCTGCAGGGCTGGTCGGTCGACGACGGCTACCGGCAGGAGGTCGCCCGCCTGCGGGCCGAGTGGGACGCCACCGTCGCCCGCGCCTACGACCGCGCCGCCGCCGAGGGCGGGGACCTGTCGGCCCAGCCCACCCAGAGCCAGGTGCTGGGCGCCGTCAACGAGCTGTCCGACCCGCGCGACGTCGTGGTGTGCGCGGCCGGCTCCATGCCGGGCGACCTGCACAAGCTGTGGCAGGTGCGCGACGCCAAGGGCTACCACGTCGAGTACGGCTACTCCTGCATGGGCTACGAGGTCGCCGGCGGCATCGGCGTGCGGATGGCCTGCCCGGACCGCGACGTGTTCGTGATGGTCGGCGACGGCTCCTACCTGATGATGGCGACCGAGCTGGTCACCGCCGTCCAGGAGGGCGTGAAGGTGGTCGTCGTCCTCGTGCAGAACCACGGGTTCGCCTCGATCGGCGCCCTGTCGGAGGAGCTCGGCTCCCAGCGCTTCGGCACCCGCTACCGCGCCCGCAGCGCCTCCAGCCACCGCCTCGACGGCGACCTGCTGCCCGTCGACCTGGCGGCCAACGCGGAGAGCTTCGGCATCCACGTCGTGCGCACGCACAGCCGCAAGGAGCTCGAGGCCGCGATCCTCGACGCCAGGGCCAGCACCACGGCCACCGTCATCCACGTCGAGACCGACCCGTTCGTCGGGGCGCCGTCGAGCCGGTCCTGGTGGGACGTGCCGGTGGCGGAGACCTCGACGCTGGAGTCGACCCGGCGGGCGCGCGAGGTCTACGAGCAGCACAAGGCCGAGCAGCGCCCGCACCTGACCCCGTCCGACCCCGCCGGCGCCTGA
- the iolB gene encoding 5-deoxy-glucuronate isomerase gives MVAHPWHLPAGSTRRGPYDVSVTPASAGWGHSSLHVADLAPGQAVDLSTGPDEVVVLPLRGGCTVSVDGTAHELAGRSGVFAGPSDFAYLPQRTRAVLRSAQGARVALPAARVDEGRPRLPVRRVAASDVAVELRGAGSCSRQVHNFAAAGVFEAHSLIAVEVITPGGNWSSYPPHKHDEASEHESELEEVYYYEIAPGPDGQPGVGYHRTYGTPERPVDVLAEVRTGDTVLVPHGWHGPCAAAPGHHMYYLNVMAGPGAEREWRIVDDPAFAWVRGQWAHQDVDPRLPLHQSTDAVPTAPGGEQR, from the coding sequence ATGGTCGCGCACCCGTGGCACCTGCCCGCGGGCTCCACGCGCCGCGGCCCGTACGACGTGTCCGTCACGCCCGCCAGCGCGGGCTGGGGCCACAGCTCCCTGCACGTGGCCGACCTGGCGCCCGGGCAGGCGGTGGACCTGAGCACCGGCCCCGACGAGGTCGTCGTCCTGCCGCTGCGCGGCGGGTGCACCGTGAGCGTCGACGGCACCGCGCACGAGCTGGCCGGGCGCAGCGGCGTCTTCGCCGGCCCGAGCGACTTCGCGTACCTGCCGCAGCGCACCCGGGCCGTCCTGCGCAGCGCGCAGGGCGCCCGCGTGGCGCTGCCCGCGGCCCGCGTGGACGAGGGCCGGCCGCGGCTGCCGGTGCGGCGCGTCGCGGCGTCCGACGTGGCGGTGGAGCTGCGCGGCGCGGGCTCGTGCAGCCGCCAGGTGCACAACTTCGCCGCCGCCGGGGTTTTCGAGGCGCACTCCCTGATCGCCGTCGAGGTCATCACCCCGGGCGGCAACTGGTCGTCCTACCCGCCGCACAAGCACGACGAGGCCAGCGAGCACGAGAGCGAGCTCGAGGAGGTCTACTACTACGAGATCGCGCCGGGCCCGGACGGCCAGCCGGGGGTGGGCTACCACCGCACCTACGGCACGCCGGAGCGCCCGGTCGACGTGCTCGCCGAGGTGCGCACCGGCGACACCGTGCTCGTGCCCCACGGCTGGCACGGCCCCTGCGCCGCCGCGCCCGGGCACCACATGTACTACCTGAACGTCATGGCCGGGCCGGGGGCCGAGCGCGAGTGGCGCATCGTCGACGACCCCGCCTTCGCCTGGGTGCGCGGGCAGTGGGCGCACCAGGACGTCGACCCGCGCCTGCCCCTGCACCAGAGCACCGACGCCGTCCCCACCGCGCCCGGAGGAGAGCAGCGATGA
- a CDS encoding deoxyribose-phosphate aldolase, whose product MARSYAEVTELRARRPEVVAQALARRARRPLLGDDGRLMIVAADHPARGALAARGRADAMASRTELLDRLQAALARPGVDGLLATADVAEDLLLLGALEGKVVIASMNRGGLAGASFELDDRMTGYDVPGIVEAGFDGGKMLLRVALDDPGTAATLQACGRAVTELNRARRAALLEPFWSSRREGRVVNDLSPAAVVRSVHVAQGLGASSAHTWLKLPVVDQMERVMDATTLPTLLLGGDPVAAPEETYAAWSTALALPAVRGLVVGRALLFPPDDDVAAAVDTAVSLVR is encoded by the coding sequence CTGGCGCGCAGCTACGCGGAGGTCACCGAGCTGCGCGCGCGCCGTCCCGAGGTCGTGGCCCAGGCCCTGGCCCGGCGCGCCCGCCGTCCGCTGCTCGGCGACGACGGCCGCCTCATGATCGTCGCCGCCGACCACCCGGCGCGCGGGGCGCTGGCCGCGCGCGGCCGCGCCGACGCCATGGCCAGCCGCACCGAGCTGCTCGACCGCCTGCAGGCGGCGCTGGCCCGCCCCGGCGTCGACGGGCTGCTCGCCACCGCCGACGTCGCCGAGGACCTCCTGCTGCTGGGCGCGCTGGAGGGCAAGGTCGTCATCGCCTCGATGAACCGCGGCGGCCTCGCCGGGGCGTCGTTCGAGCTGGACGACCGGATGACCGGCTACGACGTGCCCGGCATCGTCGAGGCCGGCTTCGACGGCGGCAAGATGCTCCTGCGCGTGGCCCTGGACGACCCCGGCACGGCCGCCACGCTGCAGGCGTGCGGCCGCGCGGTCACGGAGCTGAACCGCGCCCGCCGGGCCGCCCTGCTCGAGCCCTTCTGGTCCTCGCGCCGCGAGGGCAGGGTGGTCAACGACCTCTCGCCCGCCGCCGTGGTCCGGTCGGTCCACGTCGCGCAGGGGCTCGGCGCCTCCTCCGCGCACACGTGGCTGAAGCTGCCCGTCGTCGACCAGATGGAGCGCGTCATGGACGCCACCACCCTGCCGACCCTCCTGCTCGGCGGCGACCCGGTGGCCGCGCCGGAGGAGACCTACGCCGCGTGGAGCACGGCGCTCGCCCTGCCCGCCGTGCGCGGCCTCGTGGTGGGTCGGGCCCTGCTCTTCCCCCCGGACGACGACGTGGCCGCGGCGGTCGACACCGCCGTGTCCCTGGTGCGCTGA
- the iolC gene encoding 5-dehydro-2-deoxygluconokinase encodes MTGASQDALPDRPAEVLVMGRCGVDVYPLQTGVGLEDVETFGKFLGGSAANVAVAAARLGHGVALVSGVGDDPFGRFVRRELRTRGVDDRYVVVDPDNLTPVTFCEVFPPDDFPLYFYRRPTAPDLRVRPEDVDPGAVRDADLLWLTGTGLSAEPSRSAHLAALEARERRGCTVLDLDHRPMFWPSVEAAREQVQRALAGVTVAVGNRAECEVATGESDPDRAADALLAAGVELAVVKQGPAGVMAATADQRVVVPPTPVQVVNGLGAGDAFGGSLVHGLLSGWPLEQVLRAANAAGAIVASRLECSTAMPTAAEVEAFLAAHGAAPRPHPEASRA; translated from the coding sequence GTGACCGGTGCGTCCCAGGACGCGCTCCCCGACCGCCCGGCCGAGGTGCTCGTGATGGGCCGCTGCGGGGTGGACGTCTACCCCCTGCAGACCGGCGTCGGCCTGGAGGACGTCGAGACCTTCGGCAAGTTCCTCGGCGGCAGCGCCGCCAACGTCGCGGTGGCCGCGGCCCGGCTGGGCCACGGCGTCGCCCTGGTCTCCGGCGTCGGCGACGACCCGTTCGGCCGCTTCGTGCGCCGCGAGCTGCGCACCCGCGGCGTCGACGACCGGTACGTCGTCGTCGACCCGGACAACCTCACCCCGGTGACCTTCTGCGAGGTCTTCCCCCCCGACGACTTCCCCCTCTACTTCTACCGGCGCCCCACCGCGCCGGACCTGCGGGTGCGCCCCGAGGACGTCGACCCCGGGGCCGTGCGGGACGCCGACCTGCTCTGGCTGACCGGGACCGGCCTGTCCGCCGAGCCCAGCCGCAGCGCCCACCTGGCCGCGCTCGAGGCGCGCGAGCGGCGCGGGTGCACCGTCCTCGACCTGGACCACCGCCCGATGTTCTGGCCCTCGGTGGAGGCCGCGCGCGAGCAGGTGCAGCGCGCCCTGGCCGGCGTGACCGTCGCGGTCGGCAACCGCGCCGAGTGCGAGGTGGCCACCGGCGAGAGCGACCCCGACCGCGCCGCCGACGCGCTGCTGGCGGCCGGCGTGGAGCTGGCGGTGGTCAAGCAGGGCCCCGCGGGCGTCATGGCCGCCACGGCCGACCAGCGCGTCGTCGTGCCGCCCACGCCGGTGCAGGTCGTCAACGGCCTCGGGGCCGGCGACGCCTTCGGCGGCTCGCTGGTGCACGGCCTGCTCTCCGGCTGGCCCCTGGAGCAGGTGCTGCGCGCGGCCAACGCCGCCGGGGCGATCGTCGCCTCCCGCCTGGAGTGCTCGACCGCGATGCCCACGGCCGCCGAGGTCGAGGCCTTCCTCGCCGCGCACGGCGCGGCACCCCGTCCCCACCCGGAGGCCAGCCGTGCCTGA
- a CDS encoding GntR family transcriptional regulator: MDAAADARARGQQDLAALLLRGLDRSSPVPLYHQLAELIRGAVDDGVLPAGTRLENEVALADRLGLSRPTMRRALQELVDRGLLVRRRGVGTQVVHPKVSRSMALTSLHDDLAGSGQVPSTEVLEYALGPGPAEVTEALGLEPGAEVLTLRRLRRAGGEPLAVMTNYLPAALAPSREQLEVEGLYQCLRDRGVHLRVAHQRVGARLATAPEAKLLEERPRSPLVTMVRTAYDDAGRAVEHGSHVYRASRYAVESTVVDR, translated from the coding sequence ATGGACGCCGCCGCCGACGCCCGGGCCCGGGGCCAGCAGGACCTCGCCGCCCTCCTGCTGCGCGGCCTGGACCGCTCCAGCCCCGTGCCGCTCTACCACCAGCTCGCCGAGCTGATCCGCGGGGCCGTCGACGACGGCGTCCTGCCGGCGGGCACGCGCCTGGAGAACGAGGTCGCCCTCGCCGACCGGCTGGGGCTCTCGCGCCCGACGATGCGCCGCGCCCTGCAGGAGCTCGTCGACCGGGGCCTGCTCGTGCGCCGCCGCGGCGTGGGCACCCAGGTGGTCCACCCCAAGGTCAGCCGCTCCATGGCGCTGACGAGCCTGCACGACGACCTCGCCGGGTCCGGGCAGGTGCCGAGCACCGAGGTCCTGGAGTACGCCCTGGGCCCCGGGCCGGCGGAGGTGACCGAGGCGCTGGGCCTGGAGCCGGGCGCCGAGGTCCTCACCCTGCGGCGGCTGCGGCGGGCCGGCGGCGAGCCGCTGGCGGTGATGACGAACTACCTGCCCGCCGCGCTGGCGCCCTCGCGCGAGCAGCTGGAGGTCGAGGGCCTCTACCAGTGCCTGCGCGACCGCGGCGTGCACCTGCGGGTGGCCCACCAGCGGGTGGGGGCCCGGCTGGCCACGGCCCCCGAGGCGAAGCTGCTCGAGGAGCGCCCCCGCTCACCGCTGGTGACGATGGTGCGCACCGCCTACGACGACGCCGGCCGCGCCGTCGAGCACGGCTCGCACGTCTACCGGGCCTCGCGCTACGCGGTGGAGAGCACGGTCGTCGACCGCTGA
- a CDS encoding transaldolase family protein — MTLTVEPPTAQASQLPLRIAAETTPTSLWNDSADLDELTQAISWGAVGATCNPVIALTVIKNHLDRWVPRIRELAEEHPTAGESELGWRVVEELSVEAAELLEPAFAEHGGVNGRLSVQTDPRLHRDADALVEQAVRFSRLAPNIIVKIPATRTGIAAIEEATYRGVSINATVSFTVAQAVAVAEAIERGFARREAEGLPVGDFGSVCTIMGGRLDDWLKAWAAKNRVLIEPGHFEWAGVAALKKAHAIYTERGYRVRILSAAFRNHLQWSELVGGDLVVSPPFDWQRRINENRIPVDPHAIERPVDPRAIDTLRARVPEFTKAYDEDGLAVEDFERFGATVRTLHQFLDADAQLDGVVRDVLLGPA, encoded by the coding sequence ATGACGCTGACCGTTGAGCCGCCCACCGCGCAGGCCTCCCAGCTGCCGCTGCGCATCGCGGCCGAGACCACGCCCACGTCCCTGTGGAACGACTCCGCGGACCTGGACGAGCTCACCCAGGCCATCTCCTGGGGCGCGGTGGGGGCCACGTGCAACCCCGTCATCGCCCTCACGGTGATCAAGAACCACCTCGACCGCTGGGTGCCGCGCATCCGCGAGCTCGCCGAGGAGCACCCCACGGCCGGTGAGTCGGAGCTGGGGTGGAGGGTCGTCGAGGAGCTGTCCGTGGAGGCCGCCGAGCTCCTGGAGCCCGCCTTCGCCGAGCACGGCGGCGTCAACGGGCGCCTGTCGGTGCAGACCGACCCGCGCCTGCACCGCGACGCCGACGCCCTCGTGGAGCAGGCGGTGCGCTTCTCCCGGCTCGCGCCGAACATCATCGTCAAGATCCCCGCGACGAGGACGGGCATCGCGGCGATCGAGGAGGCCACCTACCGCGGCGTGAGCATCAACGCCACGGTCTCCTTCACCGTCGCCCAGGCCGTCGCCGTCGCCGAGGCGATCGAGCGCGGCTTCGCCCGCCGCGAGGCCGAGGGCCTGCCCGTGGGCGACTTCGGGTCCGTCTGCACGATCATGGGCGGCCGCCTCGACGACTGGCTGAAGGCCTGGGCCGCGAAGAACCGCGTGCTGATCGAGCCGGGGCACTTCGAGTGGGCCGGCGTCGCCGCGCTGAAGAAGGCGCACGCCATCTACACCGAGCGCGGGTACCGCGTGCGCATCCTCTCCGCCGCCTTCCGCAACCACCTGCAGTGGAGCGAGCTCGTCGGCGGCGACCTCGTCGTCTCCCCGCCCTTCGACTGGCAGCGGCGGATCAACGAGAACCGCATCCCCGTCGACCCGCACGCGATCGAGCGGCCCGTCGACCCGCGCGCCATCGACACCCTGCGCGCGCGGGTGCCCGAGTTCACCAAGGCCTACGACGAGGACGGCCTGGCCGTGGAGGACTTCGAGCGCTTCGGCGCCACGGTGCGCACCCTGCACCAGTTCCTGGACGCCGACGCCCAGCTCGACGGCGTCGTCCGCGACGTCCTGCTCGGCCCGGCCTGA